CCGCTAACTGAAGACAATGCTTATTTGCCGGATTACAGCGCCATCTCGCCGGAAGTATTGGAACGGGCGAAGCTGATGTTTCTCAATTATCCCAATAATCCAACCTCGGCGACGGCTCCACTTTCGTTTTATGAAGAAACGGTGGAATTTGCGCGCCGCAATCAGGTCGTTGTAGCGAGCGATTTTGCGTATGGAGCAATTGGATTTGATGGGCAGAAGCCGGTTAGCTTTTTGCAAGTTCCGGGTGCGAAAGAAGTGGGCGTGGAATTCTATACCCTATCCAAAACGTACAATATGGCAGGCTGGCGCGTAGCGTTTGCGCTTGGTAATAGCGAGATTATTCGTCTAATTAATCTGATGCAGGATCATGTGTATGTCAGTCTGTTTGGCGGTATTCAGGCAGCAGCAGCACGAGCATTGACTGATGATCAGCAATGCGTTACCGATCTGGTGGATCGCTATGAATCGCGCCGCAATGCCTTTTTTGAAGAACTGGACAAGATCGGCTGGAAGGCGGAAGCACCCAAAGGCTCGTTCTTCTGCTGGCTGCCTGTTCCAGAAGGTATGGATTCACGCCAGTTTGCTACATTGCTACTGGAAGAAGCGCATGTGGCAGTTGCACCAGGTATTGGCTTTGGTACGGGCGGTGAAGGATATGTGCGCATCGGCTTGCTTACGTCCGAAGAACGGTTACGCGAAGCGGTACAGCGGATTGGCAAGCTGAACTTATTTGGTAAAAGCTGAGCTTGTTCTGTAGAGAATGAACTCATTTTGTAGAGAGTGAACGTATTCTGCAGAGAGTGAATATTTCGTAAAGACTGAACGTGTTCTCTAATCAACTAAGATCATCACTTGAACTTCTGGCAGATGTTTTACAGATAACTAGCTGAATGTATTTGCTAGCGCTGTTGCTTGAAACCTACAGCATATATTTTCCGCAAATACCGATGTTCTGAATATAAATTACACTATCCCTGCCACGCGGTACTTGGCAAAAGTCACAGTCCGTGCTATCCTAATCAGCAACACCGATTGTACGGAACCCCGTTCATCGGACATAAGGACATTATTATCTGACCGAAGTGGTGGATACACCGCACGGACAATTATACAGAACGCAATGAAGGGAATAGTAAGCAAAACAGCGGCGTGCATAGAGAGTGAATTCCAGAGGCTGAAAGGATTCACCGCCAGCTCCTGCCGAACCTGCCCCTGAGCTTTCGGCGCCAAACGCCGAACGGACTTGCCGCCGTTATCGGGCTTCAAGCCGGACAGCTCTGTGCTGTCAATAAAGGTGGTACCGCGGAAGTGTAGACTTTCGTCCTTTGTATTCATGCTGGATACAGAGGGCGGAAGTCTTTTTTGCATTCTGCCCTCGTATGCCGCAGCATGCCATCATGAAGTAATGTTATGTCGTATTATGCAGAAGGAGTGAATCATCATGCAACACCAGCGTATTGTCGTGAAAATCGGCAGCAGCTCGCTGACTGGACCACAGGGTGGTCTGAATCATGAGGCGGTCAACTTTTTTGCCGCCGAAATCGCTGCATTGCAGCAGCAAGGACATTCGGTGCTGCTCGTTACCTCTGGTGCAGTCGCTGCCGGATTCCGCGAGATCGGTTATGTGTCACGTCCACGTTTATTGCACGAAAAACAAGCCGCCGCATCGGTTGGTCAGGCGCTGCTCATGCGCGATTACCAGCAGGCATTTGCCAAGCATGGGATCGTCAGTGCTCAAATCTTACTCACACGCGGCGATTTTACCCATCGCAAGCGGGCAGGCAATGCCAGCATGACGATTGAGGAATTGTTGAAGCAACATGTGATTCCGATTATCAATGAAAATGATACCGTCTCGGTAGACGAACTCAAATTCGGCGATAATGATACCTTATCCGCGCTCGTCGCTAATCTCGCCAAAGCATCGCATCTGCTTATTTTGACTGATGTAGATGGATTGTACAGCGCCAATCCGAGCAAAGACCCGGAAGCAGTGCATTATCCGGTGATTGATGAAATTACTGACGAAATCTATGCTATGGCGGGCGGCGCCGGATCAGCAGTCGGTACAGGTGGTATGCGCTCCAAAGTGGATGCTGCCAAAATTGCCACCCGCGGAGGAATCGAAGTCTTCGTCGGGCGTGTCAAACAACCGGGTGACCTGCTGCTAGCAGCGAACCATCAAGGTAAAGGCACATATTTTTCCACTCACAGTGCGGCATTGCCGATGAAAAAGCAGTGGCTCGGCTTCCTGTCCGTACCGCTCGGCACATTGATCATTGATGAAGGTGCAGAACAAGCGCTAGTCGGCAATGGACGCAGTTTGCTACCAGTAGGCATTCGTCAGTTAGAGGGACAATTCCATGCGGGGGATGTGGTCGAGGTACAAAACATGCAGCGTGATGTACTCGGACGCGGCATCGTCAATTACGATTATGACCAATTGCAGCAAATTATCGGTTTGCCAAGCGGTAAAATCGCCGAAACGTTAGGTGTCGATCATGTCCAGCATCTCGAAGCTGTACATCGAGATGAATGGATTACATTATAATAAGAATGAAAGCATACGCACTACACCTTTCTATCGTATATGCAGTTACGAATCATAGCTTTATATGTATAGGACAAGCATAGCGAGTTATAACGAAATCTATCATTACGAAGCAAGCAGATTATCACATATGATGTTCAAGGAGGACTACGCAATGACTGAAGTAAGCGAAGTAGTACAAAAAGCAACACTGGCAAGCCGTACTGCCCTTCCCCTTGCCAGTGTCTCTACTGCCGACAAAAATGCGGCATTGCGACTCATGGCAGACGCATTGGTGGCGCAGCATGAAGAGATTATTGTCGCCAATGAGGTGGATATTGACAATGGACGTGCCAACGGCACTTCCGAATCCTTACTGGATCGACTACGGTTGACCAAGGAACGGATCGAGGATATTGCCGAAGGGTTACGTCAGATTATAGAACTCAACGATCCAATTGGCGAGCTGCTGGAAACCATTCAGCGTCCCAATGGTCTGCAAATCCACAAAATTCGCGTACCGATCGGCGTGATCGGCATGATCTACGAAGCCCGTCCGAATGTAACCGTCGATGCGGCGGGGCTGGCGCTCAAAACAGGGAATGCTATCGTACTGCGCGGAGGTTCTGCCGCCCTCTCCTCGAACCGTAAAATCATCGAGGTGATGCACGGCGCGCTCCATGATTCCGCCGTGCCAGCAGATGCGCTGCAATTGATCGAGGATTCAGATCGCGCTTCTGTCAATGAAATGATGAAGCTAAACGGTCTGATTGACGTGATCATTCCACGCGGCGGTAGTGCCCTTATTCAAAATGTAGTACAAAATTCCACCGTACCCGTGATCGAAACAGGCGCAGGCATTTGCCATACGTATGCCGATGAATCTGCTGACCACCAGATGGTGGCAGACATCGCTATCAATGCCAAAGTGCAGCGTCCTTCCGTCTGTAACTCGATGGAAACCTTCCTTGTTCATTCCGGCTATGATCAGCAGACATTGATCCGTCTGGCTGAACAACTGCGCGATGAGTATCATGTGGAGCTGCGCGGCTGTCTGCGTACGCGTGAATTACTGCCATGGGTAACAGGTGCAACCGAGCAGGATTATGCGACCGAGTATAACGATTATATTTTAAATGTAAAAATTGTTGATTCGCTCGACGAGGCTATGCAACATATCGCGACCTATGGCACCAAGCATTCCGAATGTATCGTGACCAAGGATCAACATCATGCCAATCGCTTTATGCAGGAAGTGGATGCAGCGGCAGTATATCATAACGCCTCTACCCGCTTCACTGATGGATTTGAATTTGGCTTTGGCGCTGAGATCGGCATTAGCACCCAGAAGCTGCATGCACGCGGACCAATGGGCTTACCATCTCTCACCTCCACGAAATACAAAATCTACGGCACAGGTCAAACACGCGGCTAAACGGAAGGTAGCAAGATGGCTGATTGTAAATGTTTGTTTCAGGCATTCAGGTCGTCTTGCTCATCTTGTTTGTGCACCTTTCATGGTAACTATGCTCCAATGGGTAGAACATCATAACCATGCTTCATTAGATATAGATCAATATTGGAATCAGGAAGGATAGATAAATATGGGTCATTCTGCAAAGCAACACACATTCATAAATCAATCGATCTGCTTCTACGGCGCAGGTTCGATGGCGGAAGCAATTTTGCGCGGACTGGTGAATCGTTCGGTCGTTGTACCAGGTCAGGTAACGATGATTAACCGCAGCAACACGGATCGGATGAATTATCTAATCCAGCGCTACGGCGTATCGGTCGTGAACAACGAGACGCAGCGGGATGAAGTGCTGCAAAAGGCAGACATTATCGTACTGGCAATGAAGCCAGTCGATGCAGCGGCGGCGCTTCATCAGCTAAGTCCACTTTTGAACGATAATCAACTGCTCGTATCGGTCATTGCTGGACTCGAAGTGGAAACGATGCAATATGTACTTGGCAAAAAGCAGCCAATTGCACGCACTATGCCCAATACGTCCAGCACTATCGGTCTGGGTGCAACAGGGCTTGTATTCTCCGCAGAAGTAACAGCTGCCCAGAAACAAACCGTGCAGCATCTGTTTGAAGCAGTCGGCACCGTAACCGAAATCGCTGAAGATCAAATGGAAACGTTAACTGGCATTTCCGGCAGTGGTCCCGCCTATATCTACTATGTCATGGAAGCGATGATCGAAGCCGGTGTACAGGGTGGCTTAACGCGTGAGCAAGCTCATGAGCTGACCGTTCAAACTGTTGTCGGTGCCGCTCATATGGTACAGCAAACCGGTGAACAGCCCGCTGAGCTGCGCGCCAAGGTTACGTCACCAAACGGCGCCACTGCCGCTGCAATCCAAGTATTCGACGAGCATCAAATGAAGCAAACCATTATCCGTGGGATTGAACGCTGTGCAGAACGCTCCCGAGAAATGGGGGCAGCACTCAAGGAGGAGCATCTATGAGCTATTGCATCGCTACGTACCGCTGTTATGACGAGAAGGCGGATTTTCATAAAAAAGCAACCTCTATCGCGGTTGGCATGACGGTTGGTAGTTGGACCGAATTGCCTGCCGCCAAGCAGCAATCTATGAAAAAGCATCTCGGTGAAGTCATTTCGGTCGATGTTGTGGAGCCCGCTGGCGGCGAGCGATATGCAGATATTCGTATCGCTTATCCAGACGCTAACTTTAGCAGTGATATTCCAGCGCTACTCGTTACGGTCTTCGGTAAAATTTCCATGGACGGACGTATCAAGCTGACACATCTGGAGTTTTCCGAGCATTTTCTCGGTCATTTTGGCGGACCAAAATTCGGCTTGCATGGCGTACGCCAGTTGCTTGGCGTTCCTGATCGTCCGCTGCTGATGAGTATTTTCAAATCGGTAATCGGTCATGATCTGGACGAATTGACCCGGCAATTCAGTGCGCAGGCGCTGGGCGGTGTCGATCTGATCAAGGACGACGAAATCCTATTTGAAAATGAACTGACACCGATTGAGAAGCGTGTAGAGGCTTGCCGTAAGGCTGCCGAAGCCGCCAAAGCGGAGACTGGCAAAACTGTGCTCTACGCTGCCAATCTGACCGGCTCTACCTTTCAATTGAAGGAGCAAGCTCGCAAAGCGATTGATGCAGGTGCTAATGCGTTGCTGTTCAATGTATTATCCTACGGCTATGATGTGCTTGCCGAATTGAGTAATGATCCCGCCATCAATATTCCGATCATGGCACATCCAGCGCTTGCTGGCGCGTATTATCCATCACCGTATTACGGCATCTCCGCTTCCGTGCTGCTTGGTCAGCTTATGCGTCTTGCGGGTGCCGATCTCGTGCTGTTCCCTTCTCCTTACGGTTCGGTTACGATGCCAAAAGAAGAAAATATGGCGATCCGCGAGCAGCTATTGAGCGGCAGCCTACCGTTCAAAACGAGCTTCCCTGTACCATCTGCGGGTATTCATCCGGGGCTGGTGCCGCTGATTCTGCGCGACTTTGGCAATGATGTCATCATTAATGCAGGTGGCGGGATTCACGGTCATCCGGGCGGCGCAAGCGCAGGCGGACGTGCTTTCCAACAAGCGATTGATGCGGCATTGTCTGGCGTATCGCTGGCAGATTACGCGGTTCAAGGTCATATCGAGCTGGCGCAAGCGCTGGAAATCTGGGGTGGTGAAGTATGAGCCACAAGCAACCCGTTATCTTTTGCGACTTTGACGGCACCATTACCAATTCGGACAATATCGTATCGATTATGAAGCACTTCTCTCCCCCCGGTTACAAGGAGATTATGGATGGCGTAGTCAATCAGCAGCGCTCTATCCGCGACGGTGTTGGTGCGATGTTCGGTCTAATGCCCTCCTCGCAAAAGAAAGACATTATCGACTATGTATTGCAGCATGCAGGTATTCGTGAAGGATACAGTGACTTTCTAGAGTTTGTGCGTGCACAGCATATTCCCTATTATGTGACCAGCGGTGGGATCGACTTTTTCCTTAAACCGCTGCTGGAGCCGTTTGATATTCCAGAAGATCATATATTTTGTAACAGTGCCGACTTTTCTGAGGAAACTATTACAATTCTATGGCCTCATCAATGTGATGAGCATTGCGACAACGATTGTGGCATGTGTAAAACGACCGTTATGCGTGGATTTTCATCGGAGAAGTACGAGCGCATTCTGATCGGTGATAGCTTAACCGATTTTGAAGGTGCCAAGATCGCTGATCTGGTCTACTCGCGCTCTGTATTGACAGATAAATGCCGCGAACTGGGCGTGCCGCATGTACCGTTTGAGACGTTTCACGATATTATCGATGATCTACGACAACGAACAGGAGCGATGCATACATGAGTTTTGCCAATATTGCACTTGAACATAAACAGGCAGTGCTGCAAGAGCTGAGCGGCATCAAGGAGCAATTTGCCGCACGACACTGGTTTCCGGGTACTAGCGGCAATCTGTCGCTACGTGTGGGCGATTATGAGCCGGACAACTTCCATTTTGCCATCACTGCAAGCGGCAAGGACAAATCGGTCAGCACACCGTCCGACTTTCTCTTTGTCGATCAACAGGGACGTCCGTGCGAAACGACAGCCTTGAAGCCAAGTGCTGAGACGTTGATCCATTGCGAAATCTATCGCGAGACTGGCTGCGGTGCTGTATTTCATGTACATACCGTGTTTAACAATCTGGTAAGCGAATATTTCGGAGAGCAGGGCGCTGTACCGATTCAAGGACTGGAATTGATCAAGGCGTTTAATATCTGGGAAGAGAATGCCGCTATCACCATCCCTGTACTGCCCAATTACGCCGAGATCCCGCGCATTGCTGAGTTAGTACCAGGCGTACTGAATCAGGCGATACCGGGCATTCTGCTACGCGGACACGGCATTTACGCTTGGGGTAAAAATGCGTTTGAAGCCAAGCGTCATCTGGAAGCATTCGAATTTATTTTTGAATATATTTATCGGGATTTGTTGCTGCGGAGGTAAAGGATAGCGCCTTAGCCATATAGGCGCTCCATTTTGTATAAAACCTTTGTTTATAACTCAAAAAATGGGGAGTATTTTCATGAAGATACTACCAAAACTGAACGTTAATTATGATATAAGATGGTAACGTTCGACTTTTCGGTAATGAAAACGTACAAAAAAGCTGACATTATATGAAATGTCAGCTTTTTTTATGTAAAAAATGATTTTTATTATTGCCCTTTATAATAAATACCCGTATACTAAGTTCAATCGTATAAAGCAAGCATGCAATCACTCATGTTATTTCTACATAACTGACGCATACGCTGCACCGCTTCAATAACGAAGAAATACGGAACACCCTTTATCATTATGGCAGTAATGATAGCAGGCATCCCGTTTCCGTTATATGATCTGTTCTTGGCCGATCAGATTATTCTTCTTATTTTTGTGGAACAGTCAATTGAGTTCCAGCAGGCAGCAGGTTGTTGGCAGCAACCAGCTCGTCTACAGTGATACCGTATTGAGCAGCGATTTCAGTCAGGCTGGCACCTTGTGGAACAACAACAGTGACTTGGTTTTTCGCTTGTGTAGGAGCAGTTGTCTCGCTAGGGGCAGCTGCTTCTTCTTTTGTAGCTGTAGTATTTTCGTCAGCATTTTGGTTGCCGAACAGAGCTTCGAATTGAGCATTTTGAGCGTCCAGGAATGCTTGGTTGTCAGCGATTCTGTCTGCTTTGTCTTTGCGTTTGTCGTGGTTGGATTGCTCGCTTGCAGCGAAAGCTTGGTTAGCGTTGAATGGTACAGTTACAGCTACAGCGCTTACGCTTGCAGCAACAACAGTGGACAGCAGTACTTTTTGCAATTTGTGATTCATGATTGTTAAACTCTCCTTCAGTATGTGTATAATTTTTGGTTTTGCATATTTTAAACAGGTCTGTTAGACAAAAGCTCCGGCAGTCCGTAATGACGCATTCACGGGTTTTGGCAGTTGCCCGCTTGATCATTAATGAATAAATATAAGCCGCAACGGGCTCTTATCTCTCAGCCGGTACCTGTACTAACTAGGGCAAAAGCTACTTTACTCCTATTTCAATTAAATTGCAAGCCTACTGAAATCGTTTTTTGACTTCAATCGACCTTCCCTCCACTTCCTTAATTATTTTCCATATGTTAAATATAACGCTTACATTTTACATACTCTTGAATCTGTTTTGAAATAAAGTGCATATTTTTTCACTTTCTGTTTACATTTCAGACACAAAACAAGTTTTGTTCACAAATATATCGCATTTAACTTTAATGTTATATTACCTTACATAAAAAGAGCTTTGTTTGTTCTTTATGATGTTTTTTGTTTGCTTTCCTGTTTCGTTTCCCTCTATTTTGATCATCTTATGTGGACTTTGCTTGGGATCATGAAGTAGTAATCGACCTTTGTTCTATTAATTAGCATAGCTATTTATTTGCTATATAAATGGCTTTTCCGCTCTTTTGGATAAAATAAGCGATTGCTAATTGCTACATTTTTCATATCCTCATAGGAAAATGAATGATTTAGTAAGGATTCCTATTTAGAATTCATTTGTTCGTCAAACCTGACATGAGAAGTGGTCGCTTGCTTCCACAAGAGATCAATCCAGTCTTTTCTTTTTAATATGTCATTATGGTTATATATAAATCAACATTTTATTTCATTGCATAATATTCACATATAACGAATTTTTATTCATTATTTCAAAATATCCATTTTGTTATATCAGTTGTATATATTTGTAATAAAAAAGATTTGATTTTATCGTAAAATTCTCCAAAAATTTTTTTTGAATCTTGCTTATTTGTTGCTTTTGACCTGTAATATATGTACCTCTGGTTGCAGCATGATCTTCTATATACCTGTTAAAAGACATCTCGAGTCATGAACCTATGGCAGCCTTTTGACGTAAAACCGTCTCGTCACATCTACTTATACGTTGCTTTTCTAAGATAATGAATTGATATATGTCCGTTTTACATCCTATTCACTAGATCATTCCTGTGACAAAAAGGGATACACGAATAGAGCAGTGCACCCCTGTCAGACCTTTTTTAGTTTCGACTTGGATGGATTAGCAGAATGGATCTGTTAGCTAATGATCCCAAGGATGACTTATACCGATCTCTCTAACGCATAGAGTCCTATACAACCTCGCCCACTTCTGCATAGCTAATCTCAATACGTGACAATAGTTCTTTTACCAGATCACGTGCAGCCTCTGGCGTATCGGCTTGCACAATAATATAACCAAGCCGATCATCCGAGCTACGTGGAATATCGACTGTATCTCCCTCCTGCACTTGAATCTGGTAACGCGTAATCTGTGGATGTTGCAAGTGCTCTAGACCGCCGATGGAACCGACAATGCCTTGACGATCAGCGACCAGATAGCCAATAGCAGAGGCTTGAACGGTTTGCTTTTCAATCTGCAAAGGCTGGGACAGGTATTTACGGATCGTTTCACGGAAAATATGGATACCATACGCGTTGACGATCAGATCGGATGTGATATTATCGCCACCCGGACGGCCGTTAACTTCAATAATCTTCGCACCTGACTCCGTATACTTCAGCTCTACATGAGCAGGGCCATTTTGAATGCCAATCGCTACGACTGCTTGACGGGCAACATCAATGATCTCATCCCGCTGCTCCTGATAGATGGACGACGGGAATACATGTAGCGTTTCTACAAAATACGGCAGATCAGACGTATGCTTTTCCGTGATTTCGGCAAAGGCAATCTCGCCTTCACTCAGGAAAATCTCTACACTAAATTCCGGCCCTGTTAAATATTCTTCTATTAAATACTCATCCCGCACCTTGAAATCCATATATGTTGTTTTGAATGCACGCAGCTCAGCAAATGCCTTGCGCAGATTCTGCTCGTCGTCTACAAAATACACACCTTGGCTGCTAGCGGCATTGGTCGGCTTCAGCACAACCGGATAGCCAATATCTCCAGCTGCTGTTACTGCTTCCTCCAAGCGGCTGACGACGGCAAAGTTTGCACTGGGAACCTGCTGCTGTGCAAAGACCTGTCTCGCTCGATCCTTATTGCGCGCATTCAACGCTGCATCCGCTGATGTACCCGGAATGCCCAATCGTTCGCCTACCTCTGCGGTGACAGCAGAAGCATAATCGGTTGCCGGAATCAGCGCTTGGAACTGACCGTGATAAGGGCTATTCACAATCGCCTCATAGATGGAGTCTGCATCCCGAATATCGGCAACGAGCAGATCATCATATAGCCCTTCGTATCCATACAGAGTCGGATTATCCTTGTCGGAAGCGATAACGATGACCTCACTTCCAAGTGCTTTGGCTTCCTTTACAAAGCTAACGCCATAAAAGCTTGGCTCTACAAAAACTATTTGTTTGTTTGCCATACTGCACTCTCCTTTTTGGTTAGACTGTGAACATGGTTGGATACGAATCCAAATCCAATCAGCCCCGCTGCCATCAATACACTCATAATGAGGAAGCCGTACCCTGCGCCAAACCGATCAATCACCAGACCGATCCCTGAAGAACCGCCCGCTTGAATGAGCAAGGACAACCCAGTCCAGACTGCCATCGCTCTACCCATAAATGCCTTTTGTACATTTTCCATCAGTAGCGTATTCATCACAATCCGCAGTGAGGAATTACACAATCCGAGG
The DNA window shown above is from Paenibacillus sp. JQZ6Y-1 and carries:
- the proC gene encoding pyrroline-5-carboxylate reductase, with the protein product MGHSAKQHTFINQSICFYGAGSMAEAILRGLVNRSVVVPGQVTMINRSNTDRMNYLIQRYGVSVVNNETQRDEVLQKADIIVLAMKPVDAAAALHQLSPLLNDNQLLVSVIAGLEVETMQYVLGKKQPIARTMPNTSSTIGLGATGLVFSAEVTAAQKQTVQHLFEAVGTVTEIAEDQMETLTGISGSGPAYIYYVMEAMIEAGVQGGLTREQAHELTVQTVVGAAHMVQQTGEQPAELRAKVTSPNGATAAAIQVFDEHQMKQTIIRGIERCAERSREMGAALKEEHL
- the mtnB gene encoding methylthioribulose 1-phosphate dehydratase — translated: MSFANIALEHKQAVLQELSGIKEQFAARHWFPGTSGNLSLRVGDYEPDNFHFAITASGKDKSVSTPSDFLFVDQQGRPCETTALKPSAETLIHCEIYRETGCGAVFHVHTVFNNLVSEYFGEQGAVPIQGLELIKAFNIWEENAAITIPVLPNYAEIPRIAELVPGVLNQAIPGILLRGHGIYAWGKNAFEAKRHLEAFEFIFEYIYRDLLLRR
- a CDS encoding pyridoxal phosphate-dependent aminotransferase, with the translated sequence MSNVNNSSVSAFPIIPAGMMNELPEQFFAKLVQDVNRHVNAGHDVINLGQGNPDQPTPPHIVEELREAAGNPQYHKYSPFSGYPFLKEAIAKRYKEDYDVDLDPQTEVAILFGGKTGLIEISQILLQKGDVCLVPDPGYPDYWSGVALSGAEMSFMPLTEDNAYLPDYSAISPEVLERAKLMFLNYPNNPTSATAPLSFYEETVEFARRNQVVVASDFAYGAIGFDGQKPVSFLQVPGAKEVGVEFYTLSKTYNMAGWRVAFALGNSEIIRLINLMQDHVYVSLFGGIQAAAARALTDDQQCVTDLVDRYESRRNAFFEELDKIGWKAEAPKGSFFCWLPVPEGMDSRQFATLLLEEAHVAVAPGIGFGTGGEGYVRIGLLTSEERLREAVQRIGKLNLFGKS
- a CDS encoding ATP-grasp domain-containing protein yields the protein MANKQIVFVEPSFYGVSFVKEAKALGSEVIVIASDKDNPTLYGYEGLYDDLLVADIRDADSIYEAIVNSPYHGQFQALIPATDYASAVTAEVGERLGIPGTSADAALNARNKDRARQVFAQQQVPSANFAVVSRLEEAVTAAGDIGYPVVLKPTNAASSQGVYFVDDEQNLRKAFAELRAFKTTYMDFKVRDEYLIEEYLTGPEFSVEIFLSEGEIAFAEITEKHTSDLPYFVETLHVFPSSIYQEQRDEIIDVARQAVVAIGIQNGPAHVELKYTESGAKIIEVNGRPGGDNITSDLIVNAYGIHIFRETIRKYLSQPLQIEKQTVQASAIGYLVADRQGIVGSIGGLEHLQHPQITRYQIQVQEGDTVDIPRSSDDRLGYIIVQADTPEAARDLVKELLSRIEISYAEVGEVV
- a CDS encoding LysM peptidoglycan-binding domain-containing protein produces the protein MNHKLQKVLLSTVVAASVSAVAVTVPFNANQAFAASEQSNHDKRKDKADRIADNQAFLDAQNAQFEALFGNQNADENTTATKEEAAAPSETTAPTQAKNQVTVVVPQGASLTEIAAQYGITVDELVAANNLLPAGTQLTVPQK
- a CDS encoding 2,3-diketo-5-methylthiopentyl-1-phosphate enolase; this translates as MSYCIATYRCYDEKADFHKKATSIAVGMTVGSWTELPAAKQQSMKKHLGEVISVDVVEPAGGERYADIRIAYPDANFSSDIPALLVTVFGKISMDGRIKLTHLEFSEHFLGHFGGPKFGLHGVRQLLGVPDRPLLMSIFKSVIGHDLDELTRQFSAQALGGVDLIKDDEILFENELTPIEKRVEACRKAAEAAKAETGKTVLYAANLTGSTFQLKEQARKAIDAGANALLFNVLSYGYDVLAELSNDPAINIPIMAHPALAGAYYPSPYYGISASVLLGQLMRLAGADLVLFPSPYGSVTMPKEENMAIREQLLSGSLPFKTSFPVPSAGIHPGLVPLILRDFGNDVIINAGGGIHGHPGGASAGGRAFQQAIDAALSGVSLADYAVQGHIELAQALEIWGGEV
- a CDS encoding glutamate-5-semialdehyde dehydrogenase: MTEVSEVVQKATLASRTALPLASVSTADKNAALRLMADALVAQHEEIIVANEVDIDNGRANGTSESLLDRLRLTKERIEDIAEGLRQIIELNDPIGELLETIQRPNGLQIHKIRVPIGVIGMIYEARPNVTVDAAGLALKTGNAIVLRGGSAALSSNRKIIEVMHGALHDSAVPADALQLIEDSDRASVNEMMKLNGLIDVIIPRGGSALIQNVVQNSTVPVIETGAGICHTYADESADHQMVADIAINAKVQRPSVCNSMETFLVHSGYDQQTLIRLAEQLRDEYHVELRGCLRTRELLPWVTGATEQDYATEYNDYILNVKIVDSLDEAMQHIATYGTKHSECIVTKDQHHANRFMQEVDAAAVYHNASTRFTDGFEFGFGAEIGISTQKLHARGPMGLPSLTSTKYKIYGTGQTRG
- a CDS encoding 2-hydroxy-3-keto-5-methylthiopentenyl-1-phosphate phosphatase; translation: MSHKQPVIFCDFDGTITNSDNIVSIMKHFSPPGYKEIMDGVVNQQRSIRDGVGAMFGLMPSSQKKDIIDYVLQHAGIREGYSDFLEFVRAQHIPYYVTSGGIDFFLKPLLEPFDIPEDHIFCNSADFSEETITILWPHQCDEHCDNDCGMCKTTVMRGFSSEKYERILIGDSLTDFEGAKIADLVYSRSVLTDKCRELGVPHVPFETFHDIIDDLRQRTGAMHT
- the proB gene encoding glutamate 5-kinase gives rise to the protein MQHQRIVVKIGSSSLTGPQGGLNHEAVNFFAAEIAALQQQGHSVLLVTSGAVAAGFREIGYVSRPRLLHEKQAAASVGQALLMRDYQQAFAKHGIVSAQILLTRGDFTHRKRAGNASMTIEELLKQHVIPIINENDTVSVDELKFGDNDTLSALVANLAKASHLLILTDVDGLYSANPSKDPEAVHYPVIDEITDEIYAMAGGAGSAVGTGGMRSKVDAAKIATRGGIEVFVGRVKQPGDLLLAANHQGKGTYFSTHSAALPMKKQWLGFLSVPLGTLIIDEGAEQALVGNGRSLLPVGIRQLEGQFHAGDVVEVQNMQRDVLGRGIVNYDYDQLQQIIGLPSGKIAETLGVDHVQHLEAVHRDEWITL